A section of the Nitrososphaerota archaeon genome encodes:
- a CDS encoding 50S ribosomal protein L18e — protein sequence MTNQLVQGMIKELKIASVKNKAPIWADLAEIALKPKIAKRLVNVTRINRVTSDNDIIIVPGKVLGTGNISHKVTLCSFAISTTAAKKIKEAGGKIVSYSDLISKYPTGKGVKIIG from the coding sequence GTGACCAATCAGCTAGTCCAAGGAATGATAAAAGAGCTAAAGATAGCTTCTGTAAAGAATAAGGCTCCAATTTGGGCAGATCTTGCAGAAATAGCACTCAAACCAAAGATAGCAAAAAGACTAGTCAACGTCACACGGATAAATCGAGTAACCTCGGACAACGATATCATCATAGTTCCAGGCAAGGTACTAGGAACAGGTAATATTTCTCACAAGGTAACATTATGCTCATTTGCAATATCTACGACAGCTGCCAAAAAGATCAAGGAGGCAGGCGGTAAAATTGTATCATATTCTGACTTAATTTCTAAATACCCAACAGGAAAGGGAGTGAAAATAATTGGTTGA
- the rplM gene encoding 50S ribosomal protein L13, with protein MVDGTNLLAGRLSSNVAKLLLQGNHVTVVNCEKILISGNRRSIIQNYKNFLEISSILHPEHGPYHPRRPDTIIARMIRGMLPRKKPSGTAALRRLRTYVGVPSGMGTSKKTSFDSAKITRPIANYTSMSDLAQEVGWNR; from the coding sequence ATAGTTGATGGAACAAATCTGCTGGCAGGAAGACTCAGCTCTAATGTGGCAAAACTTCTCCTGCAGGGAAACCATGTAACCGTAGTAAACTGCGAGAAAATCCTGATTAGCGGAAACAGACGAAGTATAATTCAAAACTACAAAAACTTTCTTGAAATCTCCAGCATTTTACACCCTGAGCATGGACCATACCACCCACGCAGGCCAGACACAATCATCGCAAGAATGATTCGCGGAATGCTTCCAAGAAAAAAGCCGTCCGGGACCGCTGCATTGCGAAGACTAAGAACCTATGTAGGAGTTCCAAGTGGAATGGGCACGTCCAAGAAAACAAGCTTTGATTCAGCAAAAATAACAAGACCAATTGCAAACTATACCAGCATGTCAGATTTGGCACAAGAAGTAGGGTGGAATCGATGA
- the rpsI gene encoding 30S ribosomal protein S9, whose amino-acid sequence MTPKTEIYFATRKTSRAHVYITKGSGRIRINNVPAEMINQESAREVILSPLEIAGDLRSKVDISVRVKGGGFMGQAYAAATAISRALTGWTKSKKEPKEHPFPKQTRTDLRKRLNDFDKHLLSGDARRKEPKKFGGPGARRRKQKSYR is encoded by the coding sequence ATGACTCCAAAAACTGAAATCTATTTTGCAACAAGAAAGACGTCACGAGCTCATGTCTACATAACAAAGGGCTCCGGCCGAATTAGAATCAACAATGTCCCAGCAGAAATGATAAACCAGGAGTCAGCAAGAGAAGTAATTCTATCACCACTAGAAATTGCGGGAGATCTAAGATCCAAAGTAGACATTTCAGTTCGAGTAAAGGGTGGAGGATTCATGGGTCAGGCATATGCAGCAGCAACTGCAATATCACGAGCACTCACGGGCTGGACAAAATCCAAAAAAGAACCCAAAGAGCACCCATTCCCAAAGCAAACAAGAACCGATCTTAGGAAAAGGCTAAACGATTTTGATAAACACCTCCTGAGTGGAGACGCCAGAAGAAAAGAACCAAAGAAGTTTGGCGGACCTGGCGCAAGAAGAAGAAAGCAGAAGTCATACAGGTAG
- a CDS encoding nucleotidyltransferase family protein yields the protein MKAVILAGGKGTRARPFTDYSPKAMIPVYEKPLIFHIINHLYSFDFISEIIIVCDLSGFGGQIKNYFEKSKIRFIQDSSSGTAGDLVHLAGLVKRESFVLWFADNLCALDLGKMYKHYTNKKSMACIATRQFRKEETGFAQVDDGVVSQFIEKPIIKMENHECTGIYILSGKIIDIIKSKSKKNLNLSYDILQELSKKGQVSSFDIGKTPWVDVESPSIIQRKSDDIKKIIKSINHNM from the coding sequence TTGAAAGCAGTAATCTTGGCAGGCGGCAAGGGAACGCGTGCAAGACCTTTTACTGATTATTCTCCAAAGGCAATGATTCCTGTGTATGAAAAGCCACTGATTTTTCACATCATAAATCACCTTTACTCGTTTGATTTCATATCAGAAATAATCATAGTTTGTGATTTGAGCGGCTTTGGAGGACAGATAAAGAACTATTTTGAGAAATCGAAGATACGATTCATTCAGGATTCTTCCAGTGGAACTGCGGGAGATCTGGTACACTTGGCAGGCCTAGTAAAAAGAGAGTCGTTTGTTTTGTGGTTTGCAGACAATCTTTGTGCACTTGATTTGGGAAAAATGTACAAACATTATACCAACAAAAAAAGTATGGCATGCATTGCCACAAGGCAATTCCGCAAAGAGGAAACGGGTTTTGCCCAAGTAGATGACGGAGTAGTCAGCCAGTTCATTGAAAAACCAATCATAAAGATGGAAAATCATGAATGTACTGGGATCTATATATTGTCAGGTAAAATCATCGACATTATAAAATCAAAATCAAAGAAAAACCTCAACTTGTCCTATGACATTTTGCAAGAATTATCAAAAAAAGGACAGGTAAGCTCCTTTGATATTGGCAAAACTCCTTGGGTCGACGTTGAATCGCCTTCCATTATACAAAGAAAATCAGACGATATTAAAAAAATAATTAAATCAATAAATCACAATATGTGA
- the leuD gene encoding 3-isopropylmalate dehydratase small subunit has protein sequence MEKLGQVSSIVMPLNRPNVDTDQIVPKQFLKLVQRTGFGKFLFYDWRFDQNNSPRKEFVLNDPKYIGSQILISGDNFGCGSSREHAAWAIKDYGFDVIIAPSFADIFYNNCFKNGILPISLQKDIVNDLMKTDSIVHVDLASQTIQYNLKSIHFDIDESRKKTLLEGLDDIAVTLQHENKITQFEKSHIL, from the coding sequence ATGGAAAAGTTAGGACAAGTTTCCAGCATAGTAATGCCTCTCAATAGGCCAAACGTGGATACCGATCAAATTGTACCAAAACAATTCCTCAAACTGGTGCAAAGAACAGGCTTTGGAAAGTTTTTGTTCTATGATTGGCGCTTTGATCAAAACAACTCACCAAGAAAAGAATTTGTCCTAAATGATCCAAAATACATAGGCTCTCAGATTTTGATAAGCGGTGACAATTTTGGGTGTGGCTCTAGCCGCGAACATGCGGCCTGGGCTATTAAGGACTATGGGTTTGATGTTATAATTGCGCCCTCATTCGCAGATATTTTCTATAATAATTGCTTCAAAAACGGCATATTGCCGATATCATTGCAAAAAGATATTGTAAATGATCTCATGAAGACCGATTCTATCGTGCATGTGGATCTTGCGTCACAGACAATACAATACAATTTAAAGTCTATTCATTTTGACATTGATGAATCGCGAAAGAAAACGCTCTTAGAAGGACTAGATGACATTGCAGTAACTCTGCAGCATGAAAACAAAATTACCCAATTTGAAAAAAGTCACATATTGTGA
- the leuC gene encoding 3-isopropylmalate dehydratase large subunit, with protein MAKTLFEKIWDSHKVDEIDGRTLIYIDRHMVHEVTSPQAFDGLRINKRKVRRPDLTFATMDHNVPTTNRSLPIADQISAIQIKTLEKNCQDFGIPLFGLDSPYQGIVHVIGPEMGITLPGTTIVCGDSHTSTHGAFGAFALGIGTSDVEHVLATQCLVLDKPKTFEIRVDGQRKNTHAITAKDIILTIIKKIGTAGGNGTVLEYRGKAISDLSMDERMTICNMSIEGGARAGLVAPDQKTFDYLGNRKYTPKNYDELVEKWKNTLKTDNGAKFDKSFTVNASQIIPQVSWGTNPAMTADVTESVPDPAEFANGDPSQESAAKNALQYMDLKSGTPITDIKIDRVFIGSCTNARLQDLIEAASIIRGKKASPNVRVMVVPGSQQVKKKAEEMGLDKIFKDANFEWRESGCSMCLGMNPDILSRGERCASTSNRNFEGRQGAGGRTHLVSPIMAAAAAIEGHFVDVREWV; from the coding sequence ATGGCCAAGACCTTGTTTGAGAAAATCTGGGACTCGCACAAAGTTGATGAAATTGACGGCCGTACTCTAATCTACATTGACAGGCACATGGTACACGAGGTTACCTCTCCCCAAGCATTTGACGGCCTTAGAATTAACAAACGAAAGGTGCGCAGGCCGGACCTGACATTTGCCACAATGGATCACAACGTGCCGACAACAAACAGATCATTGCCTATCGCTGACCAAATCTCCGCAATACAAATCAAGACTCTGGAAAAAAACTGCCAAGATTTTGGAATTCCATTGTTTGGATTGGATTCGCCATACCAGGGAATAGTGCATGTCATAGGACCTGAAATGGGAATTACTCTACCTGGCACCACAATCGTCTGCGGTGACTCGCATACTTCTACACATGGTGCATTTGGTGCATTTGCACTAGGAATTGGTACATCGGATGTAGAGCATGTATTGGCAACCCAATGCCTTGTTTTGGACAAGCCGAAGACATTTGAAATAAGAGTTGATGGACAAAGAAAAAACACGCACGCAATTACTGCCAAGGATATCATACTCACTATAATCAAAAAAATCGGAACTGCCGGAGGTAACGGCACCGTATTGGAATATCGAGGGAAGGCAATCTCGGATCTATCGATGGATGAGCGTATGACCATATGCAACATGTCGATAGAGGGAGGAGCGCGCGCAGGCTTGGTTGCACCTGACCAGAAAACATTCGATTATCTTGGTAACAGAAAATACACTCCAAAAAACTACGACGAGCTAGTGGAAAAATGGAAAAACACACTTAAAACAGATAATGGGGCAAAGTTCGACAAATCCTTTACAGTTAACGCATCACAAATTATACCTCAGGTAAGCTGGGGGACAAACCCTGCAATGACTGCGGACGTCACAGAATCTGTACCAGATCCTGCCGAATTTGCCAATGGAGATCCAAGTCAAGAGAGTGCCGCAAAAAACGCTTTACAATACATGGATCTCAAATCCGGTACGCCAATCACTGATATCAAAATAGACCGCGTCTTCATTGGCTCTTGCACAAACGCACGACTGCAAGACCTAATAGAGGCTGCAAGCATAATCCGGGGAAAAAAGGCATCACCAAATGTTCGGGTGATGGTGGTCCCAGGATCTCAACAAGTAAAGAAAAAGGCAGAAGAGATGGGCCTTGACAAAATCTTCAAGGACGCAAACTTTGAGTGGCGCGAGTCTGGATGTAGCATGTGCCTTGGAATGAATCCTGATATTCTGTCACGAGGTGAGAGATGCGCAAGCACATCAAATAGAAACTTTGAGGGGAGGCAGGGGGCTGGTGGTAGAACTCATTTGGTTAGCCCTATTATGGCAGCAGCTGCCGCAATTGAAGGACACTTTGTAGATGTGAGGGAGTGGGTTTAG
- the leuD gene encoding 3-isopropylmalate dehydratase small subunit (catalyzes the isomerization between 2-isopropylmalate and 3-isopropylmalate in leucine biosynthesis) gives MGKVIKYEKDNIDTDVILPGQYLKLHDYDEIAKHAMEGIDPDFHSKVQKGDFLVAGRNFGCGSSREHAPIALSQCGIKGVIAVTFARIFYRNAVDGGFLLPIEVDEDTYKKISDGDQIEVDIRKNQIKNLTKNQDYSMKPFSEIVAKIIEAGGLFKYKPD, from the coding sequence ATGGGCAAAGTAATCAAATACGAAAAAGACAATATCGACACTGACGTGATTTTGCCAGGTCAATATCTTAAGTTACACGACTATGACGAAATAGCAAAGCACGCAATGGAGGGAATCGACCCAGATTTTCACTCCAAGGTGCAAAAGGGAGATTTTCTGGTTGCAGGCCGTAACTTTGGATGTGGCTCATCGCGAGAGCACGCACCAATTGCCCTTAGCCAATGCGGAATAAAGGGCGTAATTGCGGTAACCTTTGCCAGAATATTCTATCGGAATGCAGTTGATGGTGGTTTTTTGCTTCCAATTGAAGTGGATGAGGATACCTACAAGAAAATCTCCGACGGAGACCAAATCGAAGTGGATATAAGAAAAAACCAGATCAAGAATCTTACCAAAAACCAAGACTATTCCATGAAGCCATTTTCGGAGATTGTGGCCAAAATAATTGAGGCGGGCGGGCTCTTCAAGTACAAGCCTGACTAA
- a CDS encoding 3-isopropylmalate dehydratase large subunit — MNITEKILARASGKSSVAPDDIIFANVDKAMIHDVSGPGVIKVFEKLQKQGIPTDKLWNSSKVWVAEDHFVPSAEKISAENIVKLTKFTKQYGIEKHFKYGMGQYGICHTLSHEEAMVLPGEVYVGGDSHTNTTGALGAFACGLGHTDIAYVLLNGRIWFKVPETLYFKLNGKLPDHMMAKDLILKIIGDIGTEGAAYYAMQFGGDGISEMSVESRLTLCNMTTEAGAKNGIIEPDQKIFDYLFQRGATKYAPVYGDADAEYAKVYEYEASELEPTIAKPFSPENIATVRDVAGIELDKSYIGSCTGAKYEDLEAAAKILKGRQVKIRTEVLPAAISIYKRAMENGLIKIFLDAGVTVGPPTCGACCGAHMGVLAKDEICISTTNRNFPGRMGHVESKTYLASPLVAAASAVTGKITDPRDL, encoded by the coding sequence GTGAATATAACAGAAAAGATTCTTGCGCGTGCATCCGGCAAATCAAGCGTTGCGCCAGACGATATAATATTTGCAAATGTGGATAAGGCAATGATTCACGATGTTTCAGGGCCAGGCGTTATCAAGGTATTTGAAAAGCTCCAAAAACAGGGAATTCCAACGGACAAGCTCTGGAATTCATCCAAAGTCTGGGTTGCAGAAGACCACTTTGTGCCGTCTGCTGAAAAGATCTCTGCTGAAAACATTGTCAAGCTAACAAAATTTACAAAACAATATGGTATTGAAAAACACTTCAAGTATGGAATGGGACAGTACGGAATATGCCACACTTTATCTCATGAGGAAGCAATGGTACTGCCTGGCGAAGTCTATGTTGGAGGCGACTCCCATACTAACACCACTGGTGCCTTGGGTGCATTTGCATGCGGCCTTGGTCATACCGATATTGCATATGTCTTGCTAAACGGCAGAATCTGGTTCAAAGTACCAGAGACATTATACTTTAAGCTGAATGGCAAATTACCTGATCACATGATGGCAAAGGACTTGATACTCAAAATAATTGGCGATATTGGAACCGAAGGTGCTGCGTATTATGCAATGCAGTTTGGCGGTGATGGCATTTCGGAAATGTCTGTAGAATCTAGGTTGACATTGTGCAACATGACTACAGAGGCAGGTGCCAAAAACGGAATAATCGAGCCGGACCAAAAGATCTTTGATTATCTATTCCAAAGAGGTGCCACAAAATATGCTCCTGTGTATGGAGATGCCGATGCAGAATATGCTAAGGTATACGAATATGAGGCATCAGAACTAGAGCCGACAATAGCAAAACCATTTTCTCCTGAAAATATTGCGACGGTGCGCGACGTTGCAGGAATCGAACTGGACAAATCCTATATTGGCTCTTGCACTGGAGCAAAATACGAAGACCTCGAAGCGGCAGCCAAAATACTAAAGGGCCGCCAAGTAAAAATCAGAACCGAAGTTCTTCCAGCTGCAATATCAATATACAAGCGAGCAATGGAAAACGGCTTGATCAAAATATTTCTAGATGCCGGAGTTACCGTGGGCCCACCAACATGCGGTGCATGCTGTGGTGCACATATGGGGGTATTGGCTAAAGACGAAATCTGCATCAGTACCACAAATAGGAATTTCCCTGGCAGGATGGGTCATGTCGAATCCAAGACGTATTTGGCATCTCCACTAGTTGCTGCAGCGTCTGCTGTTACTGGCAAAATAACTGATCCACGTGATTTGTAA
- a CDS encoding cytidine deaminase, translated as MSLTRIIPIKTSRKQSSFELYEDVIESIKPHILETGDVIVISSKYVANSQGRLLDITKTRPSSEAAELSRRYQIDSKFAEVILRESDKRLGGVAGFVLTSSDHILAPNAGIDKSNVKKGTAILYPDLPYTITENIRKKILLNLGVHVGIILVDSRLMPTRAGTTGVAIAVSGFEPVQDLRGQKDLDGNPLRVTMKATADNLATIANHIMGEGSESTPIVIIKESGVKITSRKIKPDETSISSELCVYMRGFAN; from the coding sequence ATATCGTTGACTAGAATAATTCCAATCAAGACCTCAAGAAAACAATCCAGTTTTGAACTGTATGAGGACGTAATAGAATCAATAAAGCCTCACATCTTGGAAACAGGCGATGTCATTGTGATTTCAAGCAAATATGTGGCAAATTCGCAGGGTCGACTATTAGACATTACAAAAACTAGGCCGTCGTCGGAAGCAGCAGAATTATCAAGGAGATACCAAATAGACTCAAAATTTGCCGAAGTCATTCTGCGTGAATCTGACAAAAGGTTAGGCGGAGTGGCGGGATTTGTTCTCACATCATCAGACCATATCTTGGCACCAAATGCGGGAATTGACAAGTCTAATGTAAAAAAGGGCACCGCAATACTATATCCTGATTTACCATATACAATAACAGAGAATATCCGAAAAAAAATTCTTCTAAATCTTGGAGTCCATGTTGGAATAATTCTAGTAGACAGTAGGTTAATGCCCACAAGGGCAGGAACCACAGGTGTTGCAATAGCAGTATCTGGCTTTGAGCCAGTTCAAGATTTACGTGGCCAAAAAGACCTAGATGGAAACCCCTTACGAGTCACCATGAAAGCAACGGCAGATAATTTGGCAACGATTGCAAACCATATCATGGGGGAGGGATCAGAATCCACACCAATTGTAATAATCAAAGAATCTGGAGTAAAGATCACATCACGTAAAATCAAACCAGATGAAACGTCAATATCATCAGAACTTTGCGTGTACATGCGCGGCTTTGCGAACTAA
- a CDS encoding 2-oxoacid:ferredoxin oxidoreductase subunit beta, which produces MALKLGDYKTEVHNDWCPGCGDFGIVNAIQMSMAEMQIPRHKAAIFSGIGCSGKTSHYINVNGVHTLHGRVLTFAQGAKLANPDLTVIAVGGDGDGLGIGAGHFVAAGRRNLDMTYIIFNNGVYGLTKGQASPTLKLGEKTKSLPSPNTNYNVNPIGLAITSGFTFVARSYAYDVRHLKDTITAAVKHKGLSFIDVLQPCPTYNDINTRDWYAGFDEVTKITKPRIYKLEETGYDPIVHYDEEIELNEKLTQALVRSLEWDTKIPIGVFYKNEIISQYDKRITDKIPNYMENPPASQIISSNGHSVTDLSEILNSLSV; this is translated from the coding sequence ATGGCGCTTAAGCTGGGCGATTACAAAACCGAGGTACACAATGACTGGTGCCCAGGATGCGGAGACTTTGGCATAGTAAATGCAATTCAAATGTCAATGGCAGAAATGCAGATTCCTCGCCACAAGGCGGCAATCTTTTCTGGTATTGGGTGCTCTGGCAAGACTTCTCATTACATTAATGTAAACGGAGTCCACACATTGCATGGCAGAGTCCTAACATTTGCACAAGGCGCCAAGCTTGCAAATCCGGATCTTACCGTGATTGCAGTTGGTGGAGACGGAGATGGTCTTGGAATTGGTGCAGGACACTTTGTTGCGGCAGGTAGAAGAAATTTGGACATGACATATATCATATTTAACAATGGAGTTTACGGCCTAACAAAAGGGCAGGCATCGCCTACTCTAAAGCTTGGTGAAAAGACAAAATCACTTCCCTCTCCAAACACCAACTACAACGTAAACCCGATAGGCCTTGCAATTACCAGTGGGTTTACCTTTGTTGCGCGAAGCTATGCGTATGATGTAAGACATCTCAAAGATACCATAACTGCGGCAGTAAAACACAAGGGACTCTCATTTATCGATGTGCTTCAGCCATGCCCTACGTATAATGACATTAACACAAGGGACTGGTATGCTGGATTTGATGAGGTCACAAAAATAACAAAGCCTAGAATCTACAAGCTTGAAGAAACAGGATATGATCCGATAGTGCACTATGATGAAGAAATTGAGCTAAATGAAAAACTCACACAAGCACTGGTTCGTTCTTTGGAATGGGATACAAAAATACCAATAGGCGTGTTTTACAAAAACGAAATAATCAGTCAATATGATAAAAGAATAACAGACAAAATCCCAAATTATATGGAAAACCCACCGGCATCTCAGATAATATCATCAAACGGTCATTCTGTAACCGATCTTTCAGAAATTTTGAATTCATTATCCGTTTAG
- a CDS encoding 2-oxoacid:acceptor oxidoreductase subunit alpha — protein MSTDISWLIGGPQGSGVESAANIFSRACASMGYNIFGKREFYSNIKGEHSYFMVRVSDGIIRSNVDDITLMVAFDAETIFRHYSELASDGAIIYDSDIVQTKIDEVHTIDSQYKSRLEKNLKASSIVQDALEHAQNRGAKLCPISFKTVLATMADEANNPRLKAMIRMYNVLGVSFSLGMLRMPPQTLLESIDAIFSKKKTIADLNKDAATFSYNFAAAKFPDFKFTLKPTSKTPDTILVQGYQGTALGKMACGCRFQPYYPITPASDESVFLESNEIINVRDNRPGSTLVVQTEDEISAIGMTIGSALTGTRSSTCTSGPGFSLMSEALGWAGINEVPIVVTLYQRSGPSTGLPTRHGQDDLLSAVYAGHGEFPRIVYASGDIEESFYDTARCFNYSEQYQMPVIHMMDKFLASSVITCKKFDLDKIKINRGKLLEKLESDTNYKRFAFTDDNISPRSKIGLENGIFWNTGDESDESGHITEDPELRIKMMDKRQSKLDHVLKTMPDDEQAVSFGLEQVSVISWGSPKGPILDAIQMLNKENIKIGFVQLKLLYPFPKDYLGFLLRDVKIIIDIEANHIGQLGELIKQNMQKKPDYYILKYTGRTMTSTEIYNSIKNIINNKAKPRQVLTHGA, from the coding sequence GTGTCAACTGACATTTCTTGGTTAATTGGAGGCCCTCAAGGGAGTGGTGTAGAGTCTGCCGCCAACATTTTCTCTAGAGCATGCGCTTCCATGGGGTATAATATTTTTGGCAAAAGGGAATTTTATTCCAACATCAAAGGAGAGCACAGCTATTTCATGGTGCGAGTCTCTGATGGAATAATTCGTTCCAATGTAGATGACATCACCCTGATGGTGGCATTTGATGCAGAGACAATCTTTCGCCATTATTCCGAGCTGGCTTCAGATGGGGCAATAATCTATGATTCTGATATCGTACAAACCAAAATTGACGAAGTTCACACAATAGATTCCCAATACAAGTCACGGCTGGAAAAGAACCTAAAAGCTTCATCTATAGTGCAGGATGCACTGGAACATGCCCAAAATCGTGGGGCAAAACTATGTCCGATTTCGTTCAAGACTGTACTTGCTACGATGGCAGATGAGGCAAACAATCCAAGACTTAAGGCAATGATCAGAATGTACAACGTGCTTGGTGTTTCTTTCTCCCTAGGGATGTTGAGGATGCCTCCGCAAACACTGCTGGAATCAATCGATGCAATATTTTCAAAAAAGAAAACAATTGCAGATCTGAACAAAGATGCGGCCACATTTTCGTATAATTTTGCCGCAGCAAAGTTTCCAGATTTCAAATTCACACTTAAGCCGACTAGCAAAACACCTGATACAATACTCGTGCAAGGGTATCAGGGAACCGCATTGGGAAAGATGGCCTGTGGATGCAGATTCCAACCATACTATCCAATCACTCCGGCATCAGATGAAAGCGTATTTTTGGAATCAAACGAAATAATCAATGTCCGAGACAATAGACCTGGCTCTACTTTGGTGGTGCAGACAGAAGACGAAATCTCTGCAATAGGAATGACAATAGGGAGTGCATTGACTGGAACAAGATCTTCAACATGTACCTCTGGTCCGGGGTTTTCATTAATGTCAGAGGCTCTGGGATGGGCGGGAATAAACGAAGTGCCAATTGTAGTAACGCTATACCAAAGAAGCGGACCGTCTACTGGCCTACCGACAAGACACGGCCAAGATGATCTATTATCTGCAGTTTATGCAGGACACGGAGAATTTCCAAGAATCGTCTATGCATCTGGTGATATTGAAGAAAGCTTTTACGATACAGCTAGATGCTTTAACTATTCAGAACAGTATCAGATGCCTGTAATACACATGATGGATAAATTCCTAGCAAGCTCTGTGATTACCTGCAAAAAATTCGATCTTGACAAAATAAAGATAAACCGAGGAAAATTATTGGAAAAATTAGAATCAGATACAAATTACAAAAGATTTGCATTTACTGATGATAACATCTCGCCTAGATCCAAGATAGGCCTTGAAAATGGGATTTTCTGGAATACTGGTGATGAAAGTGACGAATCAGGCCATATCACAGAAGATCCGGAACTGCGAATCAAAATGATGGATAAACGTCAATCAAAACTCGATCATGTTCTCAAAACAATGCCTGATGATGAACAAGCAGTGTCGTTTGGCTTAGAGCAAGTATCTGTGATAAGCTGGGGCTCACCAAAGGGCCCAATACTTGATGCCATACAAATGTTAAACAAAGAAAATATCAAAATTGGATTTGTTCAGCTAAAACTACTGTATCCGTTTCCAAAGGACTATCTGGGATTTTTACTCAGAGATGTCAAAATCATAATAGACATAGAGGCAAACCACATAGGACAGCTAGGCGAGCTGATAAAACAAAACATGCAAAAAAAACCAGACTATTACATCCTAAAATACACTGGACGCACAATGACTAGCACGGAAATATACAATTCTATAAAAAACATAATAAATAACAAGGCAAAGCCAAGACAGGTGTTGACTCATGGCGCTTAA
- a CDS encoding D-glycerate dehydrogenase, which yields MRILLTRRLHDFAMKELQKNYKIVVHDGKIPMPKKILIEKIKNVDGLVCFPYDVIDSEIIESAKNLQVISTYSVGYDHIDLNATKKKNIKIGYTPDVLTNATADLTIGLILDLMRRITEGDRLIRAGGWCQIFGPHDYVGMDLEGKTLGILGMGRIGQAVVKRAKGFGLSIQYHTRTRLPKNQERKLGIKYVSFNDLLKNSDILSIHTPYKKETHHLMNLKTMKKMKSSAILVNTARGKIVNEKDLVKVLTLKIIAGAALDVFEKEPIGKNHKLTKMQNVVLAPHIGSSSAETRAKMAQITIKNMILGLQKKKMIYSI from the coding sequence ATGCGAATACTCCTTACCAGAAGACTACATGACTTTGCAATGAAAGAACTTCAAAAAAATTACAAAATTGTTGTCCATGACGGCAAAATTCCAATGCCAAAAAAAATCCTAATTGAAAAAATAAAAAATGTTGATGGTCTTGTCTGCTTTCCATATGATGTCATAGATAGTGAAATAATAGAGAGTGCAAAAAATCTCCAAGTAATTAGCACATACAGTGTCGGATACGACCACATTGACTTGAATGCTACAAAAAAGAAGAACATCAAAATCGGCTACACCCCTGATGTTCTGACTAATGCTACTGCGGATCTCACCATCGGATTGATTTTGGACTTGATGCGCAGAATAACAGAGGGCGATAGGCTAATTCGTGCCGGAGGATGGTGTCAGATATTTGGTCCACATGACTATGTCGGAATGGATTTGGAGGGGAAAACACTTGGGATTTTGGGTATGGGTCGAATAGGCCAGGCAGTCGTAAAAAGAGCCAAAGGTTTTGGCTTGAGTATACAATACCATACCAGAACACGGCTGCCAAAAAACCAAGAAAGAAAACTCGGAATCAAATATGTCAGCTTTAATGATTTGCTAAAAAACAGCGACATTTTGTCAATCCATACTCCATACAAAAAGGAAACGCATCACCTGATGAATTTGAAGACCATGAAAAAAATGAAAAGTTCTGCTATTCTTGTTAATACTGCGCGAGGCAAGATAGTCAATGAGAAAGATTTGGTCAAAGTATTGACGTTAAAAATCATTGCAGGTGCAGCACTAGATGTATTTGAAAAAGAACCAATTGGAAAAAACCACAAGCTAACAAAAATGCAAAATGTTGTACTAGCACCACATATTGGAAGCTCTTCTGCAGAAACGCGCGCAAAGATGGCCCAAATAACAATAAAGAACATGATTTTGGGCCTACAGAAAAAGAAAATGATCTATTCGATATAA